DNA sequence from the Alkaliphilus metalliredigens QYMF genome:
ATTTAAAAAAATGGATCTCTTTTGCTATATCAAGCCCTAAGGCTGGGGAATTTATTATTATTTTTACAGATGTTACTGAGCAAAAACAAATGCAAGAGAATTTTCGAGAAGGGAAGGATAGGCTAGATAGCATTCTCAATTCCATTGAAGACGCCATTTGGTCAGCAGATCCAAAAACCTTAGCCCTACGCTATCTCAACCCAGCAGGAGAAAAGGTGTTTGGTAGGCCTGTACGAGAATTGTTGGATGAAGGCAAACAGTTTATTTTTGAAATGGTTTTTCCTGAGGATCAAGAAATAATGAAGGATGCATTAGAACAAATATTCAAGACTGGAAGCTGGGATGTTGAACTTCGGATTGTACATCCTGACGGACAGGTGAAATGGATTCGAGATAGAGCGTGGATTGTAAAGGATCAATACGGTCAAACGGTACAGATTGATGGGATTGCCACAGATGTGACCACCAGAAAGTTAAATCATGAAGAAATTCAGTACTTGAGCTTTCATGATAAGTTAACAGGGCTTTATAACCGGGCATACTTTGAGGAAGAATTTAAACGATTAAATAAATATCGACAGCTCCCCTTAAGTATTATTGTGGCAGATGCCAATGTGCTAAAACTAGTTAATGATGCATTTGGACATAAAACGGGAGATGACGTGTTAATTAAAATCGCAGAAGTATTAAAGGATTCTTGTCGAGAAGAGGATCTGATCTTCCGATGGGGAGGAGATGAGTTTGCCATCTTACTACCACAAACTGAAGAACGGGTAGCCCTAGATATTTGCAAGCGAATACAAGAAACCTGTGATGATTTGAAGAGTGAACCGGTTAAAATTAGTATCTCTCTGGGAGCTGCGACAAAAACAAAGATAGAGCAAGATGTGAATACTGTGATTAAAGAGTCAGAAAACCGTATGTATCACAACAAGCTAATCAGAAGTAAGCAAGTAAGATATGAAATCATTAATTCGCTGCTGGCTACATTGGTTGAGAAAACCAGTGAAACAGCAGGACATATGGATAGACTACAAGTCATGGGGGTTGGATTAGGGAAGCAAATGAATCTGTCCCAAGGAGAATTAAAGGAACTACAGGTATTGGCAAAAGTACATGATGTTGGAAAGGTATCGATTCCTACTTATATACTAGAGAAACAGGAAGACCTAACAGAAGAAGAAATTGAGCGTATAGAAAAACACCCGGAAATTGGTTATCGAATTGCCAATGCAACTTCTGAACTAGCCACCATTGCAGAAGGGATATTATCTCATCATGAACGATGGGATGGATTGGGATATCCAAGACAATTAAAGGGAACTCAAATTCCGCTTCTAGCAAGAATTATCGGAATTGTAGATTCATATGATATCATTTGTCATGGAACCGCTCATAAACAGGGCGAAGGAGAAAATGTGGCCCTTCAAGAAATTATAAAAGGAGCAGGCACCCAATTTGATCCAGATTTAGTAGAAGCATTTGTTAAGATGATGAAGAGTAAAACCGATTAGGTTTTACTCTTTTTATTTGTATTTACTTCTATAAAGTGAAATTGATGAGTAGACTCAATATATTTTTCTTTATTTGTTATTATATTTGTATAATTTTATAAAATAATGTAGAATGAAGAAGGAATTGTTAAAAGTATGTCGAAATTGATTTATTAGAGTTAAGAGTTAATACTTTGGCTTTATTAATGCAGAACACTGAATAGGTATTAACTATTATTAGTAATATCGTTTAACTAAAAACTACATAATACCAACGATAATGTTGGTAAGGGCAAACTTATTGAAAAATAAGGGCGCAAAGCTATGGATCTAAGGGAATATTATATTCCTATGATTGCCAGGTTGCCGAAATGCAAACTTGTAAGTATAAAGATTAATATGCTTTCTGAGTATTTATGTATTGCGACACCTGGCCTTTTCCTAGAGGCCAGTTTTTTTGTGGAAAAAAGGAAGAAAGTAAATCAGTTTTCAGCATAGAAGCATAGAAGCATAGAAGCATAGAAGCATAGAAGCATAGAAACATAGAAACTATAGAAATGAAAATCATAGGAGGAATAAAAAAATATGGCTAACACAAAGAATAAGGGCAGAAGGTACTCAATCAAGTTAAGATTAATCGTTTTACCATTAATCGTTATATTTATTGCTATTTTAGGTATTGGGGTTAGATCTTCTCTTCTAATAAAAGACAGCTTACTGGATCAAATGCGAAGTGATGGCTTAGAACTTTCACATCTAGCTGCTGCACAATTAGAGACAGCCACTGTTTCTTTGGAAACAGTTAATACAATGATAGAAAACAATATAAGCGCAGTTGCTAGAAATGTAATCTCCAATCAAGATAATATGAGCAACAATACATTAACCCAACTGGCAGAGAGTTTAGATGTTCATGAAATTAATATCTTTAGTCAAACTGGTGAAATTATTTATTCTAACCTTAATGAAAACATAGGTTGGATTGCAGATGAATCACATGCTTTGCATCTTATGCTGAGGGAAGGAAAAGTTGAATTAATGGAAGAGATAAGAGAAAGCACTGTCTCTAATGACTACTATAAATATGGATACACAGTAAGTCCTACAGGGGATGTAATACAGGTAGGAATTCTCGCAAATGTGATTCATGACTTATCGGAAAGTTTTAGTTATCAAAGCACTGTTGAAAATTTAGCTAAAGAGGAAAATATTGTTTTCGCTCTTTTTGCAGATAAAAGCTTAAGGGCTATGGCTCACAGTGATCGGGAGAGAATTGGACTTGATCTTAGTGATGATGAAGGAATTCAAATAGCAGCTGGAAATGGAGAGGTTTATACATCGGAATATACTTATTTAGGAATAGAAGTATATGAAGTATTGGTTCCTGTTTGGATAAATGGGGAACACGTAGGGGCGATCAATCTTGGGATATCTATGGACAATGTATATGCTGCAGTATCGAAGAATACTGTACAAGTAGGCATTTTGGGATTGATCTCCTTTTTGGTAATTGGCAGTATCTTATTTGTAATGTCAAACTATGTAATCAAAATAGTCAATGTCGTAAAAGAACAGTTGAATGTAATTGCTTCAGGAGATTTAACAACTGAGTTTTCGCAAAAACATCTTAATCTAAAAGATGAATTTGGAGAAATGATCGGTTCTATCATTGACATGCAGACATCTATCAAGGCAATGATAGAAAATATAGCCACCACCTCTCAGCAGGTAGCAGCGTCTTCACAAGAGCTCACAGCCACTAGCCAACAGTCAGCTACAGCAGCAGATGAAGTCGCTAAAACCATTGAAGAAATGGCTAAGGGTGCCAATGATCAAGCCAGGAATACAGAACAGGGAGTAGAACATATTAACGGATTGGGTCAGTTAATAGAAGAAGACCAGCAACATATTACAGAGTTGAATAAGTCTAATAGTGAAGTAACTAAGTTAAAGGATGAAGGATTAGAAGTATTAAAGGATTTAGTAGAAAAGACAAACCTTAGCAATAAATCATCGGAAGAAATACATGAAACGATTGTAGAAACTAATAAAAGTGCTGAAAAAATAGAAACTGCAAGTGATATGATTAAAAGTATAGCTGAACAAACGAATCTACTGGCGTTAAATGCCGCTATTGAAGCAGCTAGGGCAGGGGATGCAGGTAAGGGATTTGCAGTGGTGGCAGAGGAAATACGAAAGCTAGCAGAACAATCTTCTAAATTTACAGAGGACATAGGTATCGTGATACAAGAGTTAACGAGTCGAACAGGAAAAGCAGTAGTGATCATGCAAGAAGTTGAAAAACTAGGGGAATCACAAACAAAGAGTGTAGAATTAACCAGTGATAAATTCAAAGGTATAAATGATGCAGTAGAGCGAATGGGTGGCATTACACTAGAAATAACCCGTTCTGGTAAAGGCATGGAATCTAAGAAGAACGAAATTATAGAAATTATAGAAAGTCTATCTGCTATCGCACAAGAAAATGCAGCAGGAACGGAAGAAGCCTCAGCATCGGTGGAAGAACAAACTGCATCTATGATTGAAATAGCTAATGCCAGTGAATCATTAGCACGATTGTCGGAGGAAATGCAAGAGAGCACTGCCAAGTTTAAGTATTAAAAATAGGAATACCTGAGTGCCATAAGAAGCCTAGGTATATTTCAAGTAAGAACAAGCACTTGATTTGACCTGAATCTAGTAGAAATCTTTGTTAAAACCAGTAAGAGTAAAACCAATTAGGTTTTACTCTTTTTATGTTTGTCTGTACTCCTTTATTGAAACCATGTGCTAAATCATGTAAGATAGAGTATAGAAAACAATAGTTTGAAGGGAGCAACAAAATGAATTTAACTCACTTAAATGATGAACAGCGAAAGGCAGTAGAGCATACAAAGGGGCCACTACTTCTATTGGCAGGGGCAGGATCGGGGAAAACCAGAGTACTCACCCATCGAATTGCCTACCTAGTAGAAGAACTAGGTGTTTCCCCATATCATATTTTGTCTATCACCTTTACCAATAAAGCAGCCCGTGAAATGAAGGAGCGTATTCATCAGCTCCTGGGAGATGGTTTTCGGGACTTATGGGTCAGTACATTCCATTCCTCCTGTGTACGGATTTTAAGAAGTGAAATTGACAAGCTTGGGTATAGTAAAAACTTTGTTATTTATGACACCACAGATCAACAGATTGTCATCAAAGAGTGTTTGAAAAAATTGAATTTAGACGATAAGATGTATCAACCCAGAGCTGTATTGGCGGAAATTGGAAAGGCCAAAGATCAACTAATGGGACCCAAGGAATTTCAACAAGAGGTTCAGGGGAGGGACTTTAGAAAAGAAAAAATAGCAACCATTTATGAAATGTATCAAAACAAGTTGAGAAGTAATAACGCCCTAGACTTTGACGACTTGATTATGAAGACAGTTCAATTGTTTTTAACACATCCACCGGTTTTAGCTTTCTACCAAGAAAAGTTTAAATACATATTGGTTGATGAGTTTCAGGATACAAATATGGCTCAATATACATTGGTCAGCCTATTGGCTAAGAAACATCATAATCTTTGTGTTGTAGGAGATGATGATCAGTCAATCTATGGATGGCGTGGTGCTGATATTCGCAATATATTAGGATTTGAAAAGGATTTTCCTAATACCAGGGTTATTAAATTAGAACAAAATTATCGATCCACTAAAAATATTTTATCTGCAGCCAATGCGGTGGTGGCTAAAAATTCAGAACGTAAGGACAAAAAACTTTGGACAGATAATATTCCAGGAGAGGTCATTCAGTATTATAAGGCCAGCAATGAATATGATGAGGCAGGGTATATTACCAATGCAATTGATGAAATGAAGGAAACGGAGACGCGTTCCTACAACGATTTCGCCATTTTATATCGAACAAATGCCCAATCCAGGACATTAGAGGAATTGTTAATGAAAAAGGCAATCCCCTATCGATTACTGGGAGGAACACGATTTTATGATCGAAAGGAAATTAGAGATATTTTAGCTTACTTGAAAATCATTGAAAATCCTGTGGATGATGTCAATGTCAAACGAATTATCAATGTACCCAAGCGGGGGATTGGGTTAAGGAGTATTGAAAAGCTAGAAATACATGCGGACGAAAGAGAGTCAAGCTTCTTTAATGCCCTATTGGATGTAGAACTGATGCCGGATCTCTCTACCCGGGTGAAGGTACAATCAAGTAAATTTACTCAAATGATTACGAGCCTACGAGACATAAAGGATGAAGTGCCTGTAACAACCATTGTTAAGGAAATATATAAGCAATCAGAATATATTGATGAACTGCATAAGGAAGACACAGTGGAAGCTAAGGGACGGATTGAAAACTTAGAGGAATTTCTCTCCTTAACCAAGGATTTTGATGAAAATGCAGAAATAAAAACATTGGAGGAATTTCTAGCTAGGACCTCTCTAGAAACCTCCTTAGATCTAATGGATGAGGACGAAGCAGCTGTTGTGCTCATGACACTTCATAGTGCCAAAGGACTTGAATTTCCAGTGGTCTTTATACCTGGAATGGAGGAAGGGATCTTTCCGTCATCCATGTCCCTACAAGAGAATAATGAGGAAGAGGAGCGCCGGCTCTGTTATGTGGGAATTACCAGAGCAATGGAAAAGCTTTATTTAAGTCATGCAATGATGAGGACATTATACGGTAGAACCAATGCCAATGCAGTTTCTAGATTTATTCGAGAAATTCCAGAGGAACTCATCACCATGGAAAAACCCTATAATCGGCAGCAAGAAGTTCGAAAAATGCAAACTTCACCCCTATTTAATGGAGGCGGAATGTATCAAAAACCCGTTAAACAGGAAAATATAACAGGGGAGATTAAAACAGGAATGAAAATCAAACATCCAAAGTTTGGTGTGGGAACAGTGGTTGCCGCATCAGGAGAAATGTTGACAATTGCTTTTCCAAATGCAGGGATCAAGAAAATTTCTACTGCCTTTACACAATTAGAAGTGATTAAATAACTTGAGTCGTGTCATACTTTCAAATCAATTCGCTAAATATATTTAATTTTCATCGGAAGATAGTGTGAAAATTGTACAAGCTAATATAGAGAACATGTTTTTAACAATATACAATAAGTATGGATATGTAGTTAGGAATATAGGTGAAAGAGGGAAGCATATGGATCAAATGAAGGAAATGGAGCAATTAGTAAAGCAGTTAAATGAGTATAGCTACAAGTATTATGTATTAGATCAACCAATTGTCAGTGATAAGGAATATGATAGTCTTTATGATCAACTGATAGAATTAGAAGAGAAAACAGGACATGTTTTATTAGACTCACCGACACAGCGGGTGGGTGGGGAACCCTTGAAAAAATTTCAATCTCACCAGCACGTCGCCCTACTGTGGAGCTTAGATAAAGCCAAGACTGCTGAAGAATTGGTTGCTTGGGAACAACGAATTAAGAAAAAATTAGAATCAAACCATGAAATTGAATATATTGTAGAGTACAAATTTGATGGGTTAACCCTAAATTTAACCTATGAAAATGGAGAACTGGTTCAAGCAGCTACCAGAGGTAATGGCGTCGTAGGAGAATCTATTATTGAACAGGTGAAAACAATCCAAGCGATTCCCTTAGGAGTTGATTTTAACAATAAGATGGAAATTCAAGGGGAAGGCTTAATGGCAATATCTACACTGGCCCAATACAATAAAACTGCTAAAGAGCCTTTGAAGAACCCTCGAAATGCTGCGGCCGGAGCTCTGAGAAACCTAGATCCCAAGGTTACAGCTAAGCGGAAACTGGGTGCTTTTTGCTATAGCATAGGGTACTATGAAGGAATGGAATTTGAAACCCATATACAAATGATTGATTTTTTGAAAAAAAACCGATTTCCTGTCAGTAACTATATAAAATCATGTAAAGGAATTGATCAAGTAATTGAGCAAATCCGTGAAGTTGAAGCAGGAATGAAAGAATTAGATTATTTAACCGATGGGATTGTAATCAAGGTAAATGATTTAAGGACAAGAGAAATTTTAGGATATACCCAAAAGTTTCCTAGATGGGCCATTGCATATAAATTTGAGGCCCAAGAGGTCACAACAAAGTTAGAAGCCGTACTATGGCAGGTAGGGAGAACTGGAAAGCTCACACCGGCCGCCCAATTAGAGCCTGTAGAAATTGCTGGTGTAACCGTCAGTAGGGCGACCCTAAATAACTGGGAGGATATTCAACGAAAAAAGGTTAAGGTGGGTTGTCAAGTATGGTTAAGGCGATCCGGAGATGTGATACCTGAAATCATGGGTGCAATAGAAGAAACCTGTGAGGAAGCAGTGGAGATTGAAAAACCTCAGCATTGCCCTGCCTGTGATAGTGAAATTGTCCATAGGGGAGTTCATATCTTTTGTCCTAACTCCCTATCCTGTAAGCCTCAGCTTGTTTCGAGAATCGTTCATTATGCAAGTCGAGATGCCATGGACATAGAGGGATTTAGTGAAAAAACCGCGGAACAGCTGTTTGAAGCTTTGGGATTAAAGAACATTGCTGCGTTATATGAGCTAAAATATGAAGATTTAATTCAACTGGAACGATTTGGAGACAAAAAGGCAAAAAATTTATTGGATGCCATAGAAGAAAGTAAAACCTGTAAGCTAGACGCTTTTATTTATGCATTAGGCATTCCTAATGTAGGCAGAAAAACAGCTGCTGACCTAGCCAATTATTTTGGTGACTTAGAGAAGATACAGAGAGCAAACTATGATGAATTAGTGGTTCTGCCTGATATTGGAGGGATTGTAGCCCAAAGTATTGTGGGTTTTTTTGAGGATGAGAAAATCATAAAAAGTATAGAGCTGCTACTGGCAGAAGGGATCAAACCGCAGCACAAGATGAAAAACAGACAGGAAAGTATTTTTTCTGGAAAGACAGTTGTGGTAACAGGAACCTTAGAGAATTATGGACGGAAGGAAATTCAAACACTTTTAGAAGAACAAGGTGCGAAGGTTTCGGGAAGTATTAGTAAAAATACGGACTTTGTTATTGCAGGGGATAATGCTGGATCAAAACTAAAAAAAGCCCAAGAAATCTTGGAATCTGGCGTGGAGACAAATTTACAAATTTTAGACGAAGC
Encoded proteins:
- the ligA gene encoding NAD-dependent DNA ligase LigA, producing MDQMKEMEQLVKQLNEYSYKYYVLDQPIVSDKEYDSLYDQLIELEEKTGHVLLDSPTQRVGGEPLKKFQSHQHVALLWSLDKAKTAEELVAWEQRIKKKLESNHEIEYIVEYKFDGLTLNLTYENGELVQAATRGNGVVGESIIEQVKTIQAIPLGVDFNNKMEIQGEGLMAISTLAQYNKTAKEPLKNPRNAAAGALRNLDPKVTAKRKLGAFCYSIGYYEGMEFETHIQMIDFLKKNRFPVSNYIKSCKGIDQVIEQIREVEAGMKELDYLTDGIVIKVNDLRTREILGYTQKFPRWAIAYKFEAQEVTTKLEAVLWQVGRTGKLTPAAQLEPVEIAGVTVSRATLNNWEDIQRKKVKVGCQVWLRRSGDVIPEIMGAIEETCEEAVEIEKPQHCPACDSEIVHRGVHIFCPNSLSCKPQLVSRIVHYASRDAMDIEGFSEKTAEQLFEALGLKNIAALYELKYEDLIQLERFGDKKAKNLLDAIEESKTCKLDAFIYALGIPNVGRKTAADLANYFGDLEKIQRANYDELVVLPDIGGIVAQSIVGFFEDEKIIKSIELLLAEGIKPQHKMKNRQESIFSGKTVVVTGTLENYGRKEIQTLLEEQGAKVSGSISKNTDFVIAGDNAGSKLKKAQEILESGVETNLQILDEAAFEALL
- the pcrA gene encoding DNA helicase PcrA, which codes for MNLTHLNDEQRKAVEHTKGPLLLLAGAGSGKTRVLTHRIAYLVEELGVSPYHILSITFTNKAAREMKERIHQLLGDGFRDLWVSTFHSSCVRILRSEIDKLGYSKNFVIYDTTDQQIVIKECLKKLNLDDKMYQPRAVLAEIGKAKDQLMGPKEFQQEVQGRDFRKEKIATIYEMYQNKLRSNNALDFDDLIMKTVQLFLTHPPVLAFYQEKFKYILVDEFQDTNMAQYTLVSLLAKKHHNLCVVGDDDQSIYGWRGADIRNILGFEKDFPNTRVIKLEQNYRSTKNILSAANAVVAKNSERKDKKLWTDNIPGEVIQYYKASNEYDEAGYITNAIDEMKETETRSYNDFAILYRTNAQSRTLEELLMKKAIPYRLLGGTRFYDRKEIRDILAYLKIIENPVDDVNVKRIINVPKRGIGLRSIEKLEIHADERESSFFNALLDVELMPDLSTRVKVQSSKFTQMITSLRDIKDEVPVTTIVKEIYKQSEYIDELHKEDTVEAKGRIENLEEFLSLTKDFDENAEIKTLEEFLARTSLETSLDLMDEDEAAVVLMTLHSAKGLEFPVVFIPGMEEGIFPSSMSLQENNEEEERRLCYVGITRAMEKLYLSHAMMRTLYGRTNANAVSRFIREIPEELITMEKPYNRQQEVRKMQTSPLFNGGGMYQKPVKQENITGEIKTGMKIKHPKFGVGTVVAASGEMLTIAFPNAGIKKISTAFTQLEVIK
- a CDS encoding methyl-accepting chemotaxis protein; amino-acid sequence: MANTKNKGRRYSIKLRLIVLPLIVIFIAILGIGVRSSLLIKDSLLDQMRSDGLELSHLAAAQLETATVSLETVNTMIENNISAVARNVISNQDNMSNNTLTQLAESLDVHEINIFSQTGEIIYSNLNENIGWIADESHALHLMLREGKVELMEEIRESTVSNDYYKYGYTVSPTGDVIQVGILANVIHDLSESFSYQSTVENLAKEENIVFALFADKSLRAMAHSDRERIGLDLSDDEGIQIAAGNGEVYTSEYTYLGIEVYEVLVPVWINGEHVGAINLGISMDNVYAAVSKNTVQVGILGLISFLVIGSILFVMSNYVIKIVNVVKEQLNVIASGDLTTEFSQKHLNLKDEFGEMIGSIIDMQTSIKAMIENIATTSQQVAASSQELTATSQQSATAADEVAKTIEEMAKGANDQARNTEQGVEHINGLGQLIEEDQQHITELNKSNSEVTKLKDEGLEVLKDLVEKTNLSNKSSEEIHETIVETNKSAEKIETASDMIKSIAEQTNLLALNAAIEAARAGDAGKGFAVVAEEIRKLAEQSSKFTEDIGIVIQELTSRTGKAVVIMQEVEKLGESQTKSVELTSDKFKGINDAVERMGGITLEITRSGKGMESKKNEIIEIIESLSAIAQENAAGTEEASASVEEQTASMIEIANASESLARLSEEMQESTAKFKY
- a CDS encoding diguanylate cyclase domain-containing protein encodes the protein MTSPRILIVEDSRMLALDIQEKLNHLGYTVIGTAATGEEAISYAQTQSPDLVLMDIFLKGEMDGIEAATKIQGQLKLPIIYLTSYSETKILDRIKATESYGYLVKPVKESVLHTNIQMALYKADIERKLRESEIKYRALFQNMMDGFGYFQIVIDENNHPVDFIILEVNRAFERLMTTSRRKIIGKRGTEVFKGMVESDFDWIEECGRVALNGETVHRKERYFENLKKWISFAISSPKAGEFIIIFTDVTEQKQMQENFREGKDRLDSILNSIEDAIWSADPKTLALRYLNPAGEKVFGRPVRELLDEGKQFIFEMVFPEDQEIMKDALEQIFKTGSWDVELRIVHPDGQVKWIRDRAWIVKDQYGQTVQIDGIATDVTTRKLNHEEIQYLSFHDKLTGLYNRAYFEEEFKRLNKYRQLPLSIIVADANVLKLVNDAFGHKTGDDVLIKIAEVLKDSCREEDLIFRWGGDEFAILLPQTEERVALDICKRIQETCDDLKSEPVKISISLGAATKTKIEQDVNTVIKESENRMYHNKLIRSKQVRYEIINSLLATLVEKTSETAGHMDRLQVMGVGLGKQMNLSQGELKELQVLAKVHDVGKVSIPTYILEKQEDLTEEEIERIEKHPEIGYRIANATSELATIAEGILSHHERWDGLGYPRQLKGTQIPLLARIIGIVDSYDIICHGTAHKQGEGENVALQEIIKGAGTQFDPDLVEAFVKMMKSKTD